One window of the Amia ocellicauda isolate fAmiCal2 chromosome 18, fAmiCal2.hap1, whole genome shotgun sequence genome contains the following:
- the micos10 gene encoding MICOS complex subunit MIC10 — protein MSERELGRKWDRCLADSAVKLGAGLGLGIVFSVIFFKRRAWPVAFGAGGGLGMAYSNCQHDFQQPYLLHGRYVKEQ, from the exons ATGTCCGAAAGAGAGCTGGGGAGGAAGTGGGACCGCTGCCTTGCGGACAGCGCTGTCAAGCTCG gggccGGCCTCGGGTTGGGAATTGTGTTCTCGGTTATCTTCTTCAAGC gtAGGGCATGGCCGGTAGCATTTGGTGCCGGGGGGGGTCTTGGCATGGCATACTCTAACTGCCAGCATGACTTCCAGCAGCCATACCTGCTGCATGGGCGCTATGTCAAG gagcagTAg
- the nbl1 gene encoding neuroblastoma suppressor of tumorigenicity 1 gives MAAQSSPARATVRPARKRNMGGCPGAMWSCAVIGWLLPMLCLAAPAHINRLALFPDKSAWCEAKNITQIVGHSGCQARSVQNRACLGQCFSYSVPNTFPQSTESLVHCDSCMPAETLWEVVTLECPGSAEAPRVDKLVERILRCSCQSCSREPSQEGALFNIYPPEAEAAPRLTHPQSASPHPNPHPHPHPHLKPESAPSHPQPEIEPPPPHSITLQPGGE, from the exons ATGGCTGCGCAGTCGTCCCCGGCCCGGGCCACGGTGCGCCCCGCACGCAAGCGCAACATG GGGGGGTGTCCTGGCGCCATGTGGAGCTGTGCTGTGATTGGGTGGCTGCTGCCCATGCTGTGCCTGGCTGCCCCGGCTCACATTAACCGTCTGGCGCTGTTCCCTGACAAGAGCGCGTGGTGCGAGGCCAAGAACATCACGCAAATCGTGGGGCACAGTGGCTGCCAGGCACGCTCCGTACAGAACAG GGCTTGCCTGGGTCAGTGCTTCAGCTACAGTGTCCCCAACACCTTCCCCCAGTCCACCGAGTCCCTGGTGCACTGCGACTCCTGTATGCCGGCCGAGACGCTGTGGGAAGTG GTGACGCTGGAGTGCCCGGGCAGCGCAGAGGCTCCGCGCGTGGACAAGCTGGTGGAGCGGATCCTGCGCTGCAGCTGCCAGTCCTGCAGCCGTGAGCCCAGCCAGGAGGGGGCGCTCTTCAACATCTACCCACCTGAGGCAGAGGCCGCCCCCCGCCTCACCCACCCCCAGTCTGCCTCTCCTcaccctaaccctcaccctcaccctcaccctcacctCAAACCCGAGTCTGCCCCCTCACACCCTCAACCTGAGATTGAGCCCCCGCCTCCACACAGCATTACCCTGCAGCCTGGAGGGGAATAG
- the capzb gene encoding F-actin-capping protein subunit beta isoform X1 has translation MNDQQLDCALDLMRRLPPQQIEKNLSDLIDLVPSLCEDLLSSVDQPLKIARDKIVGKDYLLCDYNRDGDSYRSPWSNKYEPPIDDGAMPSARLRKLEIEANNAFDQYRDLYFEGGVSSVYLWDLDHGFAGVILIKKAGDGSKKIKGCWDSIHVVEVQEKSSGRTAHYKLTSTVMLWLQTTKTGSGTMNLGGSLTRQMEKDETVGESSPHIANIGRLVEDMENKIRSTLNEIYFGKTKDIVNGLRSIDSLPDNQKYRQLQRELSQVLTQRQILIQPEN, from the exons ATG AATGACCAGCAACTGGACTGTGCTCTGGACCTGATGAGGCGCCTGCCACCTCAGCAGATCGAGAAGAATCTGAGTGACCTCATTGACCTG gTGCCCAGTCTGTGTGAGGACCTGCTGTCCTCAGTTGACCAGCCGCTGAAGATAGCGCGTGACAAGATCGTGGGCAAGGACTACCTGCTGTGTGACTACAACCGTGATGGAGACTCCTACAG gtcTCCCTGGAGTAATAAGTACGAGCCCCCGATCGACGACGGGGCCATGCCCTCCGCCCGTCTGCGCAAACTGGAGATCGAGGCCAATAACGCTTTCGACCAGTACAGAGACCT GTACTTTGAGGGGGGCGTGTCGTCGGTGTACCTGTGGGATCTGGACCACGGCTTCGCTGGTGTCATCCTAATCAAGAAGGCTGGCGACGGATCCAAGAAGATCAAAGGCTGCTGGGACTCCATCCATGTGGTGGAGGTGCAG gAGAAGTCCAGTGGCCGCACTGCCCACTACAAGCTGACCTCCACTGTGATGTTGTGGCTCCAGACGACTAAGACTGGCTCTGGAACCATGAACCTAGGAGGCAGCCTGACCCGACAG atggAGAAAGACGAGACGGTGGGAGAGTCGTCTCCACACATCGCCAACATTGGCCGTCTGGTGGAG gaCATGGAGAATAAGATCCGCTCCACTCTCAATGAGATCTACTTTGGAAAGACGAAGGACATTGTCAATGGCCTGAG ATCTATTGACTCTCTGCCTGATAATCAAAAGTACAGGCAGCTCCAGAGAGAGCTGTCCCAGGTACTGACCCAGCGCCAGATTCTCATCCAGCCCGAGAACTAG
- the capzb gene encoding F-actin-capping protein subunit beta isoform X2, with translation MNDQQLDCALDLMRRLPPQQIEKNLSDLIDLVPSLCEDLLSSVDQPLKIARDKIVGKDYLLCDYNRDGDSYRSPWSNKYEPPIDDGAMPSARLRKLEIEANNAFDQYRDLYFEGGVSSVYLWDLDHGFAGVILIKKAGDGSKKIKGCWDSIHVVEVQEKSSGRTAHYKLTSTVMLWLQTTKTGSGTMNLGGSLTRQMEKDETVGESSPHIANIGRLVEDMENKIRSTLNEIYFGKTKDIVNGLRSVQTLADKSKQEALKNDLMEALKRKQQS, from the exons ATG AATGACCAGCAACTGGACTGTGCTCTGGACCTGATGAGGCGCCTGCCACCTCAGCAGATCGAGAAGAATCTGAGTGACCTCATTGACCTG gTGCCCAGTCTGTGTGAGGACCTGCTGTCCTCAGTTGACCAGCCGCTGAAGATAGCGCGTGACAAGATCGTGGGCAAGGACTACCTGCTGTGTGACTACAACCGTGATGGAGACTCCTACAG gtcTCCCTGGAGTAATAAGTACGAGCCCCCGATCGACGACGGGGCCATGCCCTCCGCCCGTCTGCGCAAACTGGAGATCGAGGCCAATAACGCTTTCGACCAGTACAGAGACCT GTACTTTGAGGGGGGCGTGTCGTCGGTGTACCTGTGGGATCTGGACCACGGCTTCGCTGGTGTCATCCTAATCAAGAAGGCTGGCGACGGATCCAAGAAGATCAAAGGCTGCTGGGACTCCATCCATGTGGTGGAGGTGCAG gAGAAGTCCAGTGGCCGCACTGCCCACTACAAGCTGACCTCCACTGTGATGTTGTGGCTCCAGACGACTAAGACTGGCTCTGGAACCATGAACCTAGGAGGCAGCCTGACCCGACAG atggAGAAAGACGAGACGGTGGGAGAGTCGTCTCCACACATCGCCAACATTGGCCGTCTGGTGGAG gaCATGGAGAATAAGATCCGCTCCACTCTCAATGAGATCTACTTTGGAAAGACGAAGGACATTGTCAATGGCCTGAG gagtgtCCAGACTCTGGCTGATAAGTCTAAGCAGGAGGCTCTGAAGAATGACCTGATGGAGGCGCTGAAACGCAAGCAGCAGAGTTAG